The Lysinibacillus irui sequence TACTGGTAGGGCTACTACTTTCCCAATGGCTAATGATAACTGCTTAGGTTCCCTAAAATAATTACTTTGCAGATAGAATGTCGCTTCCCCATCTAGTAAAGTCCCTGTTGCTGTCAGACCATTTTGAATCGTTGTCCAAGCCTCTCCCCTTTCGTCCAACATACGAATATCCTCAAAGCCTAAAATCCGCATCGTATTATGGGGATCAAGAGCCATTGTAATACCTGTTCGAAGTGGCGATATAGAAACAGATTTTACCGTTATATGCTGGCCTTCAAAGCTCAGTTCTTTATTTACTACATATACCTTAGCTTTAGCGATTGGTTTTTTCACTGAAAATGGGATGGAAAAAGTTGTTTGCTGTTGATCATTAACTTGTATTACTAATTCAAATTGTGCACCTTGATAATTAATCGGCTCGTTAAATGTTACTTGAAAATTTTCCTCAATGACCGTCGTTTCTTCTCCATGATACCAGCCATATCCCAGACCTACGGGTATTATTTCACCATTCAGTTTGAGATGTATGTTCTTGATGTCGAGCTGTTGAATATCGAATGGGGCGGTTAATGTATAAGGGAGGATCATCCCTGTTTCATCCGCAATAACACCTTGAAGTGTAAACGTTAATTCATTTTTACTTTGTGACACGCCAAGCTCCTCGTAATATTGATTATTTACAATATCTTGGACACCTTTATCATCGTTGATCATATGGACAATTGGTGCAAAAATAGGTATTTTTGCCAAACTATTTGCAAGTGCAGGAGATACACGAATAGATGTTACTAGCACTACTATCAATATCGTTACAATAGCAAGGCTTTGCCAAATTCGTTGACGTATTCGTTTTTCAGAATGGTAGCGATTCATACTTTTCAAGCGTGCGTTGACCAATTGCTCTTGTGGTACTTTTATTTGTGTTAATTCCTGGGCGAATTTATCATAATCAAACCTGTCCCTCATTTAATGCTCCCCCTTTTCCATAAAGTAGTGTTTTAGCTTGCTTAGTGCTGTATGCAATCTAGATTTAACCGTACCCTCGGGGATATTATGTAGTGCAGCAATCTCCTTGTTTTGTAAGTCATGAAAATATTTAAGAAAAATGAGCTCCTGCTGTGCTTTTGGTAATTTTGCAATAATTTCTGTCATTTCAAAGCGTTGATGATCCTGTGAATGATCACCCATTTCTACATTCTCCTGTAAATCTACACGTAATCTTTTTTCTCGCATATCATAGCAAATATTGAGTAAAATTCGGACAAGCCATGTACCAAAATAAGCTACCTCTTTTAAAGTATGTATTTTTTTTAAGCTTCGATAGGTTGTTTCCTGAACGGCTTCTACAGCATCATGTTCATTTCTTAAATAGGCAAAGGCAATACGATACAATGTCTGTTCATGGTTTTGAATAAGGCAAAGAAATGCCTGTTCATCACCAGCGATGGCACGCTTTACTAATGCTTGTTCATCCAACTTCCTCACTCCCCTCTAATGATTAGACTGTTGAGCGTGCTATTTCGTTCAGGTTTTTCCAAGTATTTATATCATAAAGCATAAAAAAGAGAAACGCTGAAAAATCAACGTTTCTCATGTTCTCTATGGTTCACGGACTTCGCCATCAAAGGCAGCTAGGTAAATTTGATAAATATCATCTCGCTCTAATGGCATAGGACTGCGTGCTAAAATACGTGTTTGTTTGGTTGCATCCTCTGTTAACTGTTCGAGTGCTGAAGCAGGTATACCGAATCCTTGTAAAGTGGAAGGAATTTGAACATCTTTAATTAGTTGTTGTAATGCTTCTACACATTTATAGGAAGCCTCTTGCTGTGATAAGTAGATAGAAGATACCCCCATCGCATCGACGATATCTTTCATACGTTTCTCACAACTTTGTCGGATATAGCCCATAACATATGGTAACAGCACTGCATTGGAGTCACCATGAGCAATATGGAATTGACCTCCAAGCGGATAGGCTAAAGCGTGAACACCGGCTACACCGGCATTGAAAAAGGCTAAGCCTGCTAAATAACTGCCATAACTCATATCGGTACGCGCTTGCTTGTCTTGCCCATTATGGACAGCTGTTCGTATTGACTGACTAATTAATCGGATAGCTTGTAGTGCAAGTGCGTCTGTTACTGCATTCGCATTTACTGATACGTAGGCTTCTATCGCATGAGTTAACGCATCTACACCAGTCGCAGCCGTCACCTTCGCTGGTAAGGAAATCGTTAAGGCAGGATCTACAATCGCTACATCTGCTAGTAAATAATCGTGTGTCACGACATCCTTGGTTGTGTCGAGTGACAGCACAGAGATATTAGTTACCTCCGAGCCTGTCCCAGAAGTAGTTGGAATTAAGATTTTAGGTAATCCTTTATTGTCTACT is a genomic window containing:
- a CDS encoding DUF4179 domain-containing protein gives rise to the protein MRDRFDYDKFAQELTQIKVPQEQLVNARLKSMNRYHSEKRIRQRIWQSLAIVTILIVVLVTSIRVSPALANSLAKIPIFAPIVHMINDDKGVQDIVNNQYYEELGVSQSKNELTFTLQGVIADETGMILPYTLTAPFDIQQLDIKNIHLKLNGEIIPVGLGYGWYHGEETTVIEENFQVTFNEPINYQGAQFELVIQVNDQQQTTFSIPFSVKKPIAKAKVYVVNKELSFEGQHITVKSVSISPLRTGITMALDPHNTMRILGFEDIRMLDERGEAWTTIQNGLTATGTLLDGEATFYLQSNYFREPKQLSLAIGKVVALPVGQDYIEVDFNKNKVLAKPPLAGLAIQVNDQMVTLHAPKHSQDKLSAFLGRAVDAQGTELYSNGSSHSGPKENQIVQNESYDLKGIVNPVRIYFNYYENYLEGTEIIDLPLN
- a CDS encoding iron-containing alcohol dehydrogenase, translating into MHKLTFTPASYTGWGCLSQLLLEVKKFNAYNILIVTDPLLKEIGLTDYVEKPLIEEGYKTTIYTDIAPEPPLAIGEKLVDFTRKHPFDLVIGVGGGSALDLAKLAAVLATHDGKVADYLNLTGTKTVDNKGLPKILIPTTSGTGSEVTNISVLSLDTTKDVVTHDYLLADVAIVDPALTISLPAKVTAATGVDALTHAIEAYVSVNANAVTDALALQAIRLISQSIRTAVHNGQDKQARTDMSYGSYLAGLAFFNAGVAGVHALAYPLGGQFHIAHGDSNAVLLPYVMGYIRQSCEKRMKDIVDAMGVSSIYLSQQEASYKCVEALQQLIKDVQIPSTLQGFGIPASALEQLTEDATKQTRILARSPMPLERDDIYQIYLAAFDGEVREP
- a CDS encoding sigma-70 family RNA polymerase sigma factor, with translation MDEQALVKRAIAGDEQAFLCLIQNHEQTLYRIAFAYLRNEHDAVEAVQETTYRSLKKIHTLKEVAYFGTWLVRILLNICYDMREKRLRVDLQENVEMGDHSQDHQRFEMTEIIAKLPKAQQELIFLKYFHDLQNKEIAALHNIPEGTVKSRLHTALSKLKHYFMEKGEH